The following proteins come from a genomic window of Corallococcus sp. NCRR:
- a CDS encoding AAA domain-containing protein: MARDVSFFDRLGSLLAQEREAEKARMTSLAQGLTLREREEQGLSVLDLETVEEEVGLGGRILLTLARADRGKLPTRVSNGDLVAVLPRRAEVKDPAKALVSRATSTRIQLAFDREPPAYLSEGLLRLDVVPNDVTYERVRAGLQRVKAMDKGQERHKREVLLGNEPPRFDNAKDFTPTRPLNPEQQDAAKRALAAEDFFLVHGPPGTGKSTVLAEVAAQAVARGERLLCTAASNAAVDHLLELCLEQGLRAIRVGHPARVAARLQEHTLDIVVEEHPDRVVSRDLFDEAFDLFGYARRQRSQGRSRERFSNARSSTAEAKDLMDEARKLEKKAVKAVLARADVVCVTLASLGSGVLAGEEFDRALLDEATQATEPLALLGFLRAPKVVLAGDPQQLPPTVLSQEAAKAGLGTSLFERLLKDHGDDVKRMLREQYRMNAAIMAFPSKEMYGGELRAHPSVADRTLSGVLDSGSGAEVDAPPVLYLDTAGKGFDEEVEPTTHSLLNPGEATYVIARVRELLERGLSPREIAVIAPYSAQARHLREALEAVHPEVEVDTVDAFQGREKDAVLVSMTRSNSEGQLGFLNDLRRMNVALTRARRHLFVVGDSATLSSHPFYARFIEGTQTDGGYRSAWEWPDPTGQ; the protein is encoded by the coding sequence ATGGCCCGTGACGTTTCGTTCTTCGACAGGCTCGGCTCGCTGCTCGCCCAGGAGCGTGAGGCCGAGAAGGCCCGGATGACCTCGCTCGCGCAGGGGCTCACCCTGCGCGAGCGCGAGGAGCAGGGCCTGTCCGTGCTGGACCTGGAGACCGTCGAGGAGGAGGTGGGCCTGGGTGGCCGCATCCTCCTCACGCTCGCCCGCGCGGACCGGGGGAAGCTGCCCACGCGCGTGTCCAACGGCGACCTGGTGGCGGTGCTGCCCCGCCGCGCGGAGGTGAAGGACCCGGCGAAGGCGCTCGTGTCGCGCGCCACCTCCACGCGCATCCAGCTGGCCTTCGACCGCGAGCCGCCCGCCTACCTGTCCGAAGGCCTGTTGCGCCTGGACGTCGTCCCCAACGACGTCACCTACGAGCGCGTGCGCGCGGGGCTCCAACGCGTGAAGGCGATGGACAAGGGCCAGGAGCGGCACAAGCGCGAGGTGCTCCTGGGCAACGAGCCCCCGCGCTTCGACAACGCGAAGGACTTCACCCCCACCCGCCCGCTCAACCCGGAGCAGCAGGACGCCGCGAAGCGCGCGCTGGCCGCGGAGGACTTCTTCCTGGTCCACGGCCCGCCCGGCACCGGCAAGTCCACCGTGCTGGCGGAGGTGGCGGCCCAGGCCGTCGCGCGAGGCGAGCGCCTGCTGTGCACGGCGGCCAGCAACGCCGCGGTGGACCACCTCTTGGAGCTGTGCCTGGAGCAGGGCCTGCGCGCCATCCGCGTGGGCCACCCCGCGCGCGTCGCCGCCCGTCTGCAGGAGCACACGCTGGACATCGTGGTGGAGGAGCACCCGGACCGCGTCGTCAGCCGCGACCTGTTCGACGAGGCCTTCGACCTCTTCGGCTACGCGCGCAGGCAGCGCAGCCAGGGCCGCAGCCGCGAGCGCTTCTCCAACGCCCGCTCGTCCACGGCGGAGGCCAAGGACCTGATGGACGAGGCGCGCAAGCTGGAGAAGAAGGCCGTGAAGGCCGTGCTCGCCCGCGCGGACGTGGTGTGCGTGACGCTCGCGAGCCTGGGATCCGGCGTGCTCGCGGGCGAGGAGTTCGACCGCGCCCTGTTGGACGAGGCCACCCAGGCCACCGAGCCGCTGGCCCTGCTGGGCTTCCTGCGCGCCCCCAAGGTGGTGCTCGCCGGAGACCCGCAGCAGCTGCCGCCCACCGTGCTGTCCCAGGAGGCCGCCAAGGCGGGCCTGGGCACGAGCCTCTTCGAGCGCCTGCTGAAGGACCACGGCGACGACGTGAAGCGCATGCTGCGCGAGCAGTACCGGATGAACGCCGCCATCATGGCCTTCCCCTCGAAGGAGATGTACGGCGGCGAGCTGCGCGCCCACCCGTCCGTGGCGGACCGCACGCTGTCCGGGGTGCTCGACTCCGGCTCGGGCGCGGAGGTGGACGCGCCGCCCGTGCTCTACCTGGACACCGCCGGCAAGGGCTTCGACGAAGAGGTGGAGCCCACCACGCACTCGCTCCTCAACCCGGGCGAGGCCACCTACGTCATCGCCCGCGTGCGCGAGCTTTTGGAGCGGGGCCTGTCGCCGCGAGAGATCGCCGTCATCGCCCCCTACAGCGCCCAGGCCCGCCACCTGCGCGAGGCCCTGGAGGCCGTGCACCCGGAGGTGGAGGTGGACACCGTGGACGCGTTCCAGGGGCGGGAGAAGGACGCCGTCCTGGTGAGCATGACCCGCTCCAACAGTGAGGGGCAGCTGGGCTTCCTCAACGACCTGCGCCGCATGAACGTGGCCCTCACCCGCGCCCGCCGGCACCTGTTCGTCGTGGGCGACTCCGCCACCCTCAGCAGCCACCCCTTCTACGCGCGCTTCATCGAAGGCACCCAGACGGACGGCGGCTACCGCTCCGCCTGGGAGTGGCCGGACCCCACCGGGCAATGA
- a CDS encoding glycosyltransferase — MMGIGWSVVEARPTVCFAVVMQVALLGLFGWNLRHGVEARRWSGAVLVGLYAAAALVTSALTGGVAGVLPVLGFSLLVAVPLCVAMKHDSVARPLFFTHRLVFFLLGAWLMGRWFRDAFPPSAELARLLLFIPWVLTLALVASQLIYGLLVETADLQPLTRRTYLRPTHALPPRVEAPFPRVTVHIPCHAEPPEVVIATLDAVARQDYPAFDVIVVDNNTADPALWRPVEAHCARLGERFRFVHVESLPGAKAGALNLALRLTPPGTRLVALLDADYVCEPDFLSRLVGFFDDPSIDYVQTPHDYRDWEDRWFLRACYWEERQGNLLQLPALSEWGFTILIGTTCLIRRHALESVGGWSEKSLTEDSELAFRLSARGGQGLFLKQTLGRGLLPQSFRELQKQRFRWWTGPIQQFQMHWRELLPGRSQRMRATQRRAWTFHGLDLVSALMTQLLGMVSMLGVVKLVVDRQPVAVPLGLLVLAGMDAVTRWVRLWLRARMVRCSFRDMLSSAVLIAALEQTRRRAVTAAFFSKEPLAWERTDKFQPAHERWRAALAATRVELMWGLGLLGLGGLSLAQTDLSRPDLFLLGGVGMLSEAFRLLCAPYVALRASAELGRKRQPAALSPARLEAAAPATAAACRTAVESSPAASPPP, encoded by the coding sequence ATGATGGGAATCGGGTGGTCGGTGGTGGAGGCGAGGCCCACGGTGTGCTTCGCCGTGGTGATGCAGGTGGCCCTGCTGGGGCTGTTCGGCTGGAACCTGCGGCATGGCGTGGAGGCGCGCCGCTGGAGCGGGGCGGTGCTGGTGGGGCTCTACGCGGCCGCTGCGCTGGTGACGTCCGCGCTGACGGGCGGCGTGGCGGGCGTGTTGCCGGTGCTCGGGTTCTCCCTGCTCGTCGCGGTGCCGTTGTGCGTGGCCATGAAGCATGACTCGGTGGCGAGGCCGCTGTTCTTCACCCACCGGCTGGTGTTCTTCCTGCTCGGCGCCTGGCTCATGGGCCGGTGGTTCCGCGACGCGTTCCCGCCCTCCGCGGAGCTTGCCCGGCTGCTGCTGTTCATCCCCTGGGTCCTCACCCTGGCCCTGGTGGCCTCGCAGCTCATCTACGGGCTCCTGGTGGAGACCGCCGACCTCCAACCGCTGACGCGCCGGACGTACCTGCGCCCCACGCACGCGCTGCCACCGAGGGTCGAGGCGCCGTTCCCCCGGGTGACGGTGCACATCCCGTGTCACGCGGAGCCTCCGGAGGTGGTCATCGCCACGCTGGACGCGGTGGCCCGGCAGGACTACCCGGCCTTCGACGTCATCGTGGTGGACAACAACACGGCGGACCCGGCGCTCTGGCGCCCGGTGGAGGCGCACTGCGCGCGGCTGGGGGAGCGCTTCCGCTTCGTGCACGTGGAGTCCCTGCCCGGAGCGAAGGCCGGGGCGCTGAACCTGGCGCTGCGGCTGACGCCGCCCGGGACGCGGCTGGTGGCGCTGCTGGACGCGGACTACGTCTGCGAGCCGGACTTCCTGTCGCGGCTGGTGGGCTTCTTCGATGATCCGTCCATCGACTACGTGCAGACGCCGCATGACTACCGCGACTGGGAGGACCGCTGGTTCCTCCGGGCCTGCTACTGGGAGGAGCGCCAGGGCAACCTCCTGCAACTGCCGGCCTTGAGCGAGTGGGGCTTCACCATCCTCATCGGGACCACGTGCCTCATCCGGCGGCACGCGCTGGAGTCGGTGGGGGGCTGGTCGGAGAAGAGCCTGACGGAGGACTCGGAGCTGGCGTTCCGCCTGTCCGCCAGGGGCGGCCAGGGCCTCTTCCTCAAGCAGACCTTGGGCCGGGGCCTGCTGCCGCAGTCCTTCCGGGAGCTCCAGAAGCAGCGCTTCCGCTGGTGGACGGGCCCCATCCAACAGTTCCAGATGCACTGGCGGGAGCTGTTGCCCGGGCGCAGCCAGCGGATGCGCGCCACGCAGCGCAGGGCCTGGACCTTCCATGGCCTGGACCTCGTGTCCGCGCTGATGACCCAACTGCTGGGGATGGTCTCGATGCTGGGCGTGGTGAAGCTGGTGGTGGACCGGCAGCCTGTCGCCGTGCCCCTGGGGCTGCTCGTCCTGGCGGGGATGGACGCGGTCACCCGCTGGGTGCGGCTCTGGCTGCGCGCCCGGATGGTGCGCTGCTCATTCCGGGACATGCTGTCCTCGGCGGTCCTCATCGCGGCGTTGGAGCAGACGCGGCGGCGCGCGGTGACGGCCGCGTTCTTCTCCAAGGAGCCGCTGGCGTGGGAGCGGACCGACAAGTTCCAGCCGGCGCACGAGCGCTGGAGGGCCGCGCTGGCCGCCACCCGCGTGGAGCTGATGTGGGGGCTGGGGCTGCTGGGATTGGGTGGTCTGTCCCTGGCCCAGACGGACCTGTCCCGCCCGGACCTGTTCCTGCTGGGAGGGGTGGGCATGCTTTCAGAGGCGTTCCGGCTGCTCTGCGCGCCCTACGTCGCGCTGCGGGCGAGCGCGGAGCTGGGCCGGAAGCGGCAGCCCGCCGCGCTCAGCCCTGCACGTCTGGAAGCGGCAGCACCCGCCACAGCAGCGGCTTGTCGTACTGCGGTGGAATCATCCCCAGCGGCCAGCCCTCCGCCGTGA
- a CDS encoding DUF350 domain-containing protein produces the protein MDLTLFVVGLVKVVLGGLVAALGIGLSMRGLSRLLDSHPVEELRQGNVASGLVHATSLVSLGLLVQHALKATGDAVDLAVQNPPVSATSVVQLLGLALVHVALSLAVGVAVLALGVRLFDKMTPGIEELAEVRKGNIAAALLLCAFLLVIALLTAPGLQAALNGLIPFPQLPTGMLRAPA, from the coding sequence ATGGATCTCACCCTCTTCGTCGTCGGACTCGTGAAGGTCGTCCTCGGAGGCCTCGTGGCCGCGCTCGGCATTGGCCTGAGCATGCGCGGCCTGAGCCGCCTCCTGGACAGCCACCCCGTGGAGGAGCTGCGCCAGGGCAACGTCGCCTCCGGGCTGGTGCACGCGACGAGCCTCGTGTCGCTGGGGCTGCTCGTGCAGCACGCGCTGAAGGCCACGGGCGACGCGGTGGACCTGGCGGTGCAGAACCCGCCCGTGTCCGCGACTTCGGTGGTGCAGTTGCTGGGGCTGGCGCTGGTGCACGTGGCGCTGTCGCTGGCGGTGGGCGTGGCGGTGCTCGCCCTGGGCGTGCGGCTGTTCGACAAGATGACGCCGGGCATCGAGGAACTGGCGGAGGTGCGCAAGGGCAACATCGCCGCCGCGCTCCTGCTGTGCGCGTTCCTGCTGGTCATCGCGCTGCTCACCGCGCCGGGCCTCCAGGCCGCGCTCAACGGGCTCATCCCCTTCCCGCAGCTGCCCACCGGGATGCTGCGCGCGCCCGCCTGA
- a CDS encoding alpha/beta fold hydrolase: MPAAAFESLTVDAEGLPLHVRQRGPHGAPAVLMLHGWLDHSHGFDPLCEHLPEAWHTVLLDFRGMGESGHAGPGAAYHVSDHLLDVEATLDGLALPRVHLVGHSLGGIVALAYAAARPERVQSLSLIESLGPSGGPPTGAVQRLRGFLDDSRRPPHRKRYPTVEAAAERLRQANPTLSPDAARLFARHGTRRTPEGDFAFTFDPRHRRRFGQSFDEAQWLALEAAVTCPVQLLRGTEGLSPAPELLEARLATLRTLAAPPRFFEGGHHVHLEQPAAIAAAIAAFIAGTAGAPATEASSS, translated from the coding sequence GTGCCCGCCGCCGCATTCGAATCCCTCACCGTCGACGCAGAAGGGCTGCCGCTGCACGTGCGGCAGCGAGGCCCCCACGGCGCCCCCGCCGTGCTGATGCTTCACGGGTGGCTGGACCACTCCCACGGCTTTGATCCGCTCTGCGAGCACCTGCCCGAAGCCTGGCACACGGTGCTGCTCGACTTTCGCGGCATGGGCGAGAGCGGCCACGCGGGCCCCGGCGCCGCGTACCACGTCAGCGACCACCTGCTGGACGTGGAGGCCACCCTGGACGGGCTGGCCCTGCCGCGGGTGCACCTGGTGGGACACTCGCTGGGCGGCATCGTCGCGCTCGCGTACGCCGCCGCGCGCCCGGAGCGCGTCCAGAGCCTGAGCCTCATCGAAAGCCTGGGGCCCTCCGGAGGCCCGCCCACGGGCGCCGTGCAGCGGCTGCGCGGCTTCCTGGACGACTCGCGCCGGCCGCCCCACCGCAAGCGCTACCCCACCGTGGAGGCCGCCGCGGAGCGCCTGCGTCAGGCGAACCCCACCCTCTCCCCGGACGCGGCGCGGCTCTTCGCGCGTCATGGCACCCGGCGCACGCCGGAGGGCGACTTCGCCTTCACCTTCGATCCGCGCCACCGCCGCCGCTTCGGCCAGAGTTTCGACGAGGCCCAGTGGCTGGCGCTGGAGGCCGCCGTCACCTGCCCCGTGCAGCTCTTGCGCGGCACCGAAGGCCTGTCCCCCGCCCCGGAGCTGCTGGAGGCGCGGCTGGCCACCCTGCGGACGCTGGCCGCCCCGCCCCGCTTCTTCGAAGGCGGCCACCACGTGCACCTGGAGCAGCCCGCCGCCATCGCCGCCGCGATCGCGGCCTTCATCGCGGGCACCGCCGGCGCCCCGGCGACGGAAGCGTCAAGTTCATGA
- a CDS encoding chitosanase yields the protein MADSRMWMTVGLVALASGCGAQDEARMPAAVEQALGACTHSVTTNTYDGPDYWGTLVFKNTGTVAIANPVIALDVPSGVTCDDDQPGWTHTQSGRTCTFTRTSSLTVAVNTSYTFNYSTNSNVSFTAANVKVQSDSCGGTSPGGTGLTANQKKVAEGLTSIWENDTPTLDYAYSENIQDGRGYTNGRAGFCTGTGDAIQVVQCYRALRTEANGNRLAKYWNALTVINNRFLSTGQSQASTAELDAVGNWTADWAASFNTAATKADFKQCQDQVSDALYYTPTINEAAKWGLTQALTKAALYDASINHGFDGMKDLIRKANTALGNSGQVAPVIGYNGITEGAWLQKFLEKRRDVLAADSTWVEAVDRVAAYEKQRRRGNWDLGVALRNDVRARDCWTTAYPASGYTVRNINPDGTWSTPSSYTYSCQ from the coding sequence ATGGCGGATTCACGGATGTGGATGACGGTGGGGCTGGTGGCGCTGGCCAGCGGCTGTGGCGCACAGGACGAAGCGAGGATGCCGGCCGCGGTCGAACAGGCGCTGGGCGCGTGCACGCACTCGGTGACGACGAACACGTACGACGGGCCGGACTACTGGGGCACGCTCGTCTTCAAGAACACGGGGACGGTGGCCATCGCCAATCCGGTCATCGCGCTCGACGTGCCCTCGGGCGTAACGTGTGACGATGACCAGCCCGGCTGGACCCACACGCAGTCGGGCCGCACGTGCACCTTCACGCGCACGTCGTCGCTGACGGTGGCGGTGAACACGTCCTACACGTTCAACTACTCCACCAACTCCAACGTGTCCTTCACCGCGGCCAACGTGAAGGTCCAGTCCGACAGCTGCGGCGGCACGTCCCCCGGCGGCACGGGCCTCACCGCGAACCAGAAGAAGGTCGCCGAAGGGCTCACGAGCATCTGGGAGAACGACACGCCCACGCTGGACTACGCCTATTCGGAGAACATCCAGGACGGGCGCGGCTACACCAACGGGCGCGCGGGCTTCTGCACCGGCACGGGCGACGCCATCCAGGTCGTGCAGTGCTACCGGGCCCTGCGCACGGAAGCCAATGGCAACCGCCTGGCGAAGTACTGGAACGCGCTCACCGTCATCAACAACCGCTTCCTGTCCACCGGCCAATCCCAGGCGTCCACGGCGGAGCTGGACGCCGTGGGCAACTGGACCGCGGACTGGGCGGCCAGCTTCAACACCGCCGCCACGAAGGCGGACTTCAAGCAGTGCCAGGACCAGGTGAGCGACGCACTCTATTACACGCCCACTATCAATGAAGCCGCGAAGTGGGGCCTCACCCAGGCGCTCACCAAGGCCGCGCTCTACGACGCATCCATCAACCACGGCTTCGACGGCATGAAGGACCTCATCCGCAAGGCCAACACGGCCCTGGGCAACAGCGGCCAGGTGGCGCCGGTGATTGGCTACAACGGCATCACGGAAGGCGCCTGGCTCCAGAAGTTCCTGGAGAAGCGCCGCGACGTGCTGGCGGCGGACTCCACCTGGGTGGAGGCGGTGGACCGCGTGGCCGCGTACGAGAAGCAGCGCCGCCGCGGCAACTGGGACCTGGGAGTCGCCCTGCGCAACGACGTGCGCGCCCGCGACTGCTGGACGACGGCCTACCCGGCGAGCGGCTACACCGTGCGCAACATCAACCCGGACGGCACCTGGAGCACGCCGTCCTCGTACACCTATTCCTGCCAGTAG
- a CDS encoding HYR domain-containing protein, which produces MGMVGGRAWLSALSLVMSAAPVFAQGSSVQMDPMTVRRVMDVTVEPRLEHDFAGTGSRPTAELNGRLYFLATLSGTSLQELWVTDGTPEGTRSVQQELLPAGTSIDRGSLRATPRRLFFTAVSEGSGRELWTSDGTREGTHVTRELAPGMGHGVGNAAPTFVFGDTLLFAPTHSAQTEFDLWRTDGTEAGTVPLKDIYPGFATANVHGFTRVGDTVYFAAENERGFELWRTDGTEAGTTLVRDIKTGVGDSYPEQLTDVAGTLYFTAVDDTGDRAVWKSDGTAEGTVRVKGFNTVVTGRMPTLLTAVNGTLVFLVRSAEESSQLWRTDGTDAGTQLLAHLPSAMINASTSFVPSGDRAYLVAQGATLGDSMWVTDGTAAGTLRLPSPAASARESVRGVTPWEDGLAFIVTTQAGASELWRTDGTNAGTSRLTRLPSGTDFALPTGLVPFQGALLTTAGDPWTPHALWRMERDEAAPTFLCPATQDMPSNRPEGTDLIHYRPELRTGAEQAWIRTPFIDGQLLALNQPIAITYQAGDAQGRLTYCTTVLTSRDLTAPAINACPTSLTLNAQSPRGTTFYYPHLGIGDETSRDVIITYSPTNGSVLPLGTTQMNVTARDASGNESTCAFAVTVRDNQAPGQACKVNEVRVEAEGPDGAHAFWPDLTPTDSLSSKVTVTGTHASGDLFPLGLTRVQVVSTDEAGNSSTCEIQVRVRDSRPPVLTCPEDQTLTTAVMSGTRAEYPAATAKDSVSEVELLYSPVVGTPLAPGLHAVQVTAIDKAGNAALCDFHLTVQYDPTSDMRQGMGCSVGSGPESAVGWAALVALAWTLSRRLKDGKPRA; this is translated from the coding sequence ATGGGGATGGTCGGCGGTCGTGCGTGGCTTTCGGCGTTGTCGTTGGTGATGAGCGCGGCCCCGGTGTTCGCGCAGGGCTCCTCCGTCCAGATGGATCCGATGACGGTGCGCCGGGTGATGGACGTCACCGTCGAGCCCCGCCTGGAGCATGACTTCGCCGGGACGGGCTCCCGGCCCACCGCCGAGCTGAACGGGCGGCTCTACTTCCTCGCCACCTTGAGCGGCACGTCGCTTCAGGAACTCTGGGTGACCGACGGGACGCCCGAGGGGACCCGCTCCGTCCAGCAGGAGCTGCTGCCCGCGGGCACGTCCATCGACCGGGGCTCGTTGCGCGCCACGCCGCGCCGCCTGTTCTTCACCGCGGTCTCCGAGGGGAGCGGGCGCGAATTGTGGACGAGCGACGGCACCCGCGAGGGCACGCACGTCACGCGCGAACTCGCCCCCGGCATGGGCCACGGCGTCGGGAATGCGGCGCCTACCTTCGTCTTCGGGGACACGCTGCTCTTCGCGCCGACGCACTCGGCGCAGACGGAGTTCGACCTCTGGAGGACGGACGGCACGGAGGCGGGCACCGTGCCCCTCAAGGACATCTACCCGGGCTTCGCCACGGCGAACGTGCACGGCTTCACGCGCGTGGGGGACACGGTCTACTTCGCCGCGGAGAACGAGCGGGGCTTCGAGCTGTGGCGGACGGATGGCACCGAGGCGGGCACCACGCTCGTGCGAGACATCAAGACCGGCGTCGGCGACTCGTATCCCGAACAGCTCACGGACGTGGCCGGCACGCTCTACTTCACGGCGGTGGACGACACGGGGGACCGCGCCGTCTGGAAGTCGGACGGCACCGCCGAGGGGACGGTGCGCGTCAAGGGCTTCAACACCGTCGTCACGGGCCGCATGCCCACCCTGCTGACCGCCGTGAACGGCACGCTCGTCTTCCTGGTGAGGAGCGCGGAGGAGTCCTCCCAGCTGTGGCGCACGGACGGCACCGACGCGGGCACCCAGCTCCTGGCGCACCTGCCCAGCGCGATGATCAACGCGAGCACCTCCTTCGTCCCGTCGGGCGACCGCGCCTACCTGGTGGCCCAGGGGGCCACGCTCGGGGACTCGATGTGGGTGACGGACGGAACGGCCGCGGGCACGCTGCGCCTTCCGAGCCCCGCCGCATCCGCGCGGGAGTCCGTGCGCGGCGTGACGCCGTGGGAGGACGGGCTCGCCTTCATCGTGACCACGCAAGCGGGGGCGAGCGAGCTGTGGCGCACGGACGGCACCAACGCGGGCACGTCCCGGCTGACGCGGCTGCCGTCGGGAACGGACTTCGCGCTACCCACGGGGCTGGTGCCGTTCCAGGGCGCGCTGCTGACGACGGCCGGAGACCCGTGGACGCCCCATGCGCTGTGGCGCATGGAGCGGGATGAAGCGGCGCCGACCTTCCTGTGCCCGGCCACCCAGGACATGCCCTCCAACCGTCCGGAGGGCACGGACCTCATCCACTACCGGCCCGAGCTGCGCACCGGAGCGGAGCAGGCGTGGATCCGCACGCCCTTCATCGACGGCCAGTTGCTTGCGCTCAACCAGCCCATCGCCATCACCTACCAGGCCGGGGATGCGCAGGGCCGCCTCACGTACTGCACCACGGTGCTGACGTCGCGGGACCTGACGGCGCCGGCCATCAACGCCTGCCCGACGTCACTCACCCTGAACGCGCAGTCGCCCCGGGGCACGACCTTCTATTATCCGCACCTGGGCATCGGGGATGAGACGAGCCGGGACGTCATCATCACCTACAGCCCGACGAACGGCAGCGTGCTGCCCCTGGGCACCACCCAGATGAACGTGACGGCGCGCGACGCCTCCGGCAACGAGAGCACCTGTGCCTTCGCCGTCACCGTGCGCGACAACCAGGCGCCGGGGCAGGCCTGCAAGGTGAACGAGGTCCGCGTGGAGGCGGAAGGGCCTGACGGCGCGCACGCGTTCTGGCCGGACCTCACGCCCACCGACAGCCTCTCCAGCAAGGTCACCGTCACCGGCACGCACGCGTCCGGGGACCTGTTCCCGCTGGGCCTCACCCGCGTGCAGGTCGTCAGCACCGACGAGGCGGGCAACAGCAGCACGTGTGAAATCCAGGTCCGGGTGCGCGACTCGCGCCCGCCCGTGCTCACCTGCCCGGAGGACCAGACGCTGACCACCGCGGTGATGTCCGGCACCCGCGCGGAGTACCCGGCCGCCACCGCCAAGGACAGCGTCTCCGAAGTGGAGCTCCTCTACAGCCCCGTCGTGGGCACCCCGCTCGCGCCGGGCCTGCACGCGGTGCAGGTCACCGCCATCGACAAGGCCGGCAACGCGGCGCTCTGCGACTTCCACCTGACCGTGCAGTACGACCCGACGAGCGACATGCGGCAGGGCATGGGCTGCTCGGTGGGCAGCGGTCCGGAGTCGGCGGTGGGCTGGGCCGCGCTCGTCGCCCTCGCCTGGACGCTCAGCCGCCGTCTGAAGGACGGCAAGCCGCGCGCGTGA